The following coding sequences are from one Arachis hypogaea cultivar Tifrunner chromosome 7, arahy.Tifrunner.gnm2.J5K5, whole genome shotgun sequence window:
- the LOC112702731 gene encoding U2 small nuclear ribonucleoprotein B'' 2 isoform X1: MLSGDIPPNQTIYIKNLNEKIKKDELKRSLYCLFSQYGRILDVVALKTPKLRGQAWVCFSEVPAASNAVRQMQNFPFYDKPMRIQYAKTKSDCIAKEEGSYVPREKKKKQEEKAAERKRRADEAQQSAVPNGTHGASNGGPTPPFRQGPSTQEAVPPNNILFIENLPHETTGRMLEMLFEQYPGFKEVRLIEAKPGIAFVDFEDEVQSSMAMQALNGFKITPQNPMIITFAKK; the protein is encoded by the exons ATGCTATCAGGGGACATACCCCCAAACCAGACCATTTACATCAAGAACCTCAACGAGAAGATCAAGAAAGACG AGTTAAAGCGATCATTATATTGCCTGTTCTCTCAATATGGGAGGATCTTGGATGTTGTTGCCTTAAAGACACCTAAGCTTCGAGGACAAGCATGGGTTTGTTTTAGCGAAGTCCCTGCTGCTAGTAATGCGGTCCGACAAATGCAAAACTTCCCATTTTATGACAAACCTATG CGAATTCAATATGCAAAAACAAAGTCAGATTGTATTGCTAAAGAAGAGGGAAGTTATGTtccaagggaaaagaaaaagaaacaagagGAGAAAG CAGCTGAAAGAAAGCGGCGTGCTGACGAAGCACAGCAATCTGCGGTGCCTAATGGAACACATGGTGCAAGTAATGGTGGCCCGACG CCCCCGTTCCGTCAAGGTCCTAGCACCCAAGAAGCTGTGCCTCCTAACAATATTTTGTTCATAGAGAATTTGCCTCATGAAACTACTGGAAGGATGCTGGAGATGCTCTTCGAACAATACCCGGGTTTTAAGGAAGTGCGCTTGATTGAAGCAAAGCCAGGTATCGCATTTGTAGACTTCGAAGACGAGGTGCAATCGTCCATGGCCATGCAGGCACTTAACGGCTTCAAAATCACCCCTCAAAATCCCATGATCATAACCTTTGCCAAGAAGTAG
- the LOC112702731 gene encoding U2 small nuclear ribonucleoprotein B'' 2 isoform X2 — MLSGDIPPNQTIYIKNLNEKIKKDELKRSLYCLFSQYGRILDVVALKTPKLRGQAWVCFSEVPAASNAVRQMQNFPFYDKPMRIQYAKTKSDCIAKEEGSYVPREKKKKQEEKAERKRRADEAQQSAVPNGTHGASNGGPTPPFRQGPSTQEAVPPNNILFIENLPHETTGRMLEMLFEQYPGFKEVRLIEAKPGIAFVDFEDEVQSSMAMQALNGFKITPQNPMIITFAKK; from the exons ATGCTATCAGGGGACATACCCCCAAACCAGACCATTTACATCAAGAACCTCAACGAGAAGATCAAGAAAGACG AGTTAAAGCGATCATTATATTGCCTGTTCTCTCAATATGGGAGGATCTTGGATGTTGTTGCCTTAAAGACACCTAAGCTTCGAGGACAAGCATGGGTTTGTTTTAGCGAAGTCCCTGCTGCTAGTAATGCGGTCCGACAAATGCAAAACTTCCCATTTTATGACAAACCTATG CGAATTCAATATGCAAAAACAAAGTCAGATTGTATTGCTAAAGAAGAGGGAAGTTATGTtccaagggaaaagaaaaagaaacaagagGAGAAAG CTGAAAGAAAGCGGCGTGCTGACGAAGCACAGCAATCTGCGGTGCCTAATGGAACACATGGTGCAAGTAATGGTGGCCCGACG CCCCCGTTCCGTCAAGGTCCTAGCACCCAAGAAGCTGTGCCTCCTAACAATATTTTGTTCATAGAGAATTTGCCTCATGAAACTACTGGAAGGATGCTGGAGATGCTCTTCGAACAATACCCGGGTTTTAAGGAAGTGCGCTTGATTGAAGCAAAGCCAGGTATCGCATTTGTAGACTTCGAAGACGAGGTGCAATCGTCCATGGCCATGCAGGCACTTAACGGCTTCAAAATCACCCCTCAAAATCCCATGATCATAACCTTTGCCAAGAAGTAG
- the LOC112702731 gene encoding U2 small nuclear ribonucleoprotein B'' 2 isoform X3 yields MQNFPFYDKPMRIQYAKTKSDCIAKEEGSYVPREKKKKQEEKAERKRRADEAQQSAVPNGTHGASNGGPTPPFRQGPSTQEAVPPNNILFIENLPHETTGRMLEMLFEQYPGFKEVRLIEAKPGIAFVDFEDEVQSSMAMQALNGFKITPQNPMIITFAKK; encoded by the exons ATGCAAAACTTCCCATTTTATGACAAACCTATG CGAATTCAATATGCAAAAACAAAGTCAGATTGTATTGCTAAAGAAGAGGGAAGTTATGTtccaagggaaaagaaaaagaaacaagagGAGAAAG CTGAAAGAAAGCGGCGTGCTGACGAAGCACAGCAATCTGCGGTGCCTAATGGAACACATGGTGCAAGTAATGGTGGCCCGACG CCCCCGTTCCGTCAAGGTCCTAGCACCCAAGAAGCTGTGCCTCCTAACAATATTTTGTTCATAGAGAATTTGCCTCATGAAACTACTGGAAGGATGCTGGAGATGCTCTTCGAACAATACCCGGGTTTTAAGGAAGTGCGCTTGATTGAAGCAAAGCCAGGTATCGCATTTGTAGACTTCGAAGACGAGGTGCAATCGTCCATGGCCATGCAGGCACTTAACGGCTTCAAAATCACCCCTCAAAATCCCATGATCATAACCTTTGCCAAGAAGTAG